One genomic segment of Podarcis raffonei isolate rPodRaf1 chromosome 7, rPodRaf1.pri, whole genome shotgun sequence includes these proteins:
- the LOC128417663 gene encoding cytochrome b5 has protein sequence MAKVNASGDSKPGKEPWRGCYYTLEEIQKHNHSQSTWIILHHRVYDLTKFLEEHPGGEEVLREQAGGDATESFEDVGHSTDARTLSDTFIIGELHPDDWKKVQKPTEPYITTLDSNSSTWSNWVIPAIAAIIVALMYRFYMME, from the exons ATGGCGAAGGTGAATGCTAGCGGCGACAGCAAGCCTGGAAAGGAGCCGTGGCGGGGTTGCTATTATACCCTCGAAGAGATCCAGAAGCACAATCACAGCCAAAGCACCTGGATCATCCTGCACCACCGTGTGTATGACCTCACAAAGTTTCTGGAGGAG CACCCAGGTGGTGAAGAGGTTCTAAGGGAACAAGCAGGAGGAGATGCTACAGAAAGTTTTGAAGATGTTGGCCATTCCACAGATGCCAGAACATTGTCGGATACATTCATTATAGGAGAACTTCATCCA GATGACTGGaaaaaagttcagaaaccaaCG gAACCTTACATTACCACTCTTGATTCTAATTCCAG CACATGGTCCAATTGGGTGATTCCAGCTATAGCAGCAATTATTGTGGCCCTTATGTACCGTTTCTACATGATGGAGTAA